Below is a genomic region from Paraburkholderia phenazinium.
ATCAAGGACGTCAATGGCGAAAGGCTTGCGTAATGTCTGGCGCTACTTCTACCCACCTCACCTCGTGCGGCAGCGAAGCGAAGATATCCGAGCAATACAGTACTGCGAAATATGGTGGGAATAGCGCCGGTGGCCGCTCCGTTTACCACGAGGCCCAGAAAGGAATCTGGGCCAAGGTGGACAACGCTGGGTCGTCCGGTCAAGGAAGGCTAACACCTCACCTCATCATTGCGAGGCGGTTCGGCACTTGCGTGTCCGTTGGGAATTTACCGTGGTCGAGCGCAGGAGAGGGTGAGTGAACGTCGAAAACGAAAGCAGGTCTGGCGCGGTATCCGCTCAGGAGGACACGGCGAAGCCTAACGTCGCCATGATGACCAGAAATATTGGCCACCTGCTACGACTCGCGCGACTCAGGTTAGCGAATCTGATGGACAAGCAGCTGCTTAAACAATTGGGCATTACGAATGTTCAGGCGACTCTTTTGTTTCTCATTTCGACGGGCGAATCGGCGTCGTTGAAAACGCTTGCGCAGAGCAGCGGCACCGAGATGGCGAGAACATCACGGCTTCTCACCTTGCTGGAGGAGCGGGGCCTGGTGGTGCGCATTCGCTCCGGCTCGGATCGCCGGGTTACCGAGTTGCAGTTGACGGATGCCGGGTCTTCTCTGGCCAGTCGACTGCCGATGATCCTCCGGGATGTCGCCGACCTGGCGTTATCGACATTCGATGAGACCAACAGAGAGCTACTGGTGGATATGCTCTCCGATCTGATTGGGAACTGCGAGATGATCGAGCATCAATCAGCGGGGCGGCCGAGCGAGAATGACCGGATGAATCCGCAAGAATACTGGAAGGACTCGCTAGACCTCGTCGAGCTCCCATGTTCGCGAGAGTATTGCCGGTAGCTGCGTTTTCGTGCTGCGGCTTTCGTGCAGAGTTGCGGTGGATCCTGCCTGGACGGTCATCAATAATAAAAAAACAGGCCGCTCCGGTGACAAGGGAGGGGAATCCGAAAACCGGAACGGCCTTGAAAGGCTACTCAAACATTCGATGCGCGTTAAAACTTGTAGGTCGCACCGATCTGCAGGAAACGGCCCATATACGTATAGAGCGACTGGTCGTAGCCGGTCTGGTCGATCTGGCTCAGCCACTCCGGATCGAACGGAGGTGCACGGTTGAAGATGTTGTTCATGCCGCCGTAGACCGTCCAGTGCTTGAAGCCCGTGTACGCCACGTTAAGGTTGAACACGCTATACGACGCGGTCGAGAAGTTCAGACCCAGCGCGTTGGAGTACGGACCGGTGTACTGCCATGCGAGATCTGCATTCCACTGGTGGAAATTCCACGAGAGATCCGTGTTGCCCTTCCAGCGCGGGAACGAACCGCCGAACGGCTGCGCAAGCGTCAGGTCGTTACCCGCGCCGTCGACCGTCGAAGCGAGGCCGCCGATGCCGCTCATCTTGAAGTGCCACACATAACCCCAATCGCCCGATAGCTTGAACGTACCAATCGAGGTGGGCAGCGATTGCGCGAACGTCATTTCAAAGCCGTCCGTATCGAACGAACCGAGGTTCTCGTATTCGTTGGTCTCGAACGCAATCGAACCGTCCGCGTTCAGGACCGTGCCGCTTGGATCGAGCTGCGTGCCGATCGCCTTGTCGACGTGAATCTTGTACCAGTCGAAGCCGATGTCGGTCGTGCGTGTGGGCGACAGTTCGAAGCCGATGTTGTAGTTCTTCGTACGTTCCGGCTGCAGGTTCGGATTGCCCTTGGTGATGACGTTTTCGTCCTGCCCATTCGGCCCGATCGGCTGGATGCCGATGTTCGACGAATTCGTGTTTTCGAGGAACTCCGGTGCGCGGAAGCCGCGGTTGTACGAGGCGTACGTAGTGAACTGCTGGATCGGCTGGAAGCGCAGGGCGAAACGCGGCGAGAACGCGCCGCCGAAGTCGCTGTAGTGGTCATAGCGGCCCGACTGGCTGAACGTCAGCATCTTGTTGATCAGCGGAACGTCGACCTGGTAGTACACCGCGGCCACGTTGCGCTCACCGTCCACCGTCTGGAGGTTCGGTCCCAGCGTGGTGCCGTTCAGGTAGTTGGCGCCTTCCTCGATCAGTTCGCTTTCGTGCAGGAACTGCGCACCCAGACCCAGGCCGACGTCACCGGTCGGCAGATGGAACAGGTTCGGTGTCGCGAGAGTTGCGTCGAGCGCGTCGAGCTTGGAAATGCCCAGGTTGTTCGCCGTCGTCAGGATGCTGTTCACGGCGCCCGGCGTCGCCGACGGATTCACGAAATTAAGCGTGCCGTTGTTCAGCGCCGAGGTCAACGCGATCGGATTGACATAGTTTCCGAGCGTGTTGCTCACTGTGCTCATCGAATGCGTGTACCCGGCATTCCAGTCCCAGTCTTCCTGGCCGGTCGTGAAGCTTCCTTTCACGCCGGTTGCCGCACGCCAGTAGTTTGCATCCGTGGTCGAACCGAACGTACCCGGCAGGGTGCCAAACAGTTCCTGAGCCACGCCGGTCGTGTTGAACGGATTGTTGGCCGGTACCACTGCCGTGAACGGAGTCACGGTCTTGGTGACCGGGTTGAACTGCAGGCTGTTGCCAAGGACAACGGGGCCGTCGTTCGTCGTCGTCGTATTGTTGCTTTCCCACAGATCGGCGTACGCGGTCGTTGTATCGTTGATCTTGAAGTCGCCGTGAACCTTGGCGCTGAAACGCTCCGTCATCGGCTCGATCGACGTGTCTTCAGCCGTATTCCTCAGGCACACATTGCCGCTATTGATCGCGCCGGTTTGCGACGCAATGATGCTGGAGGAAGCGGGCGCAATCTTGCCGCCGGCGCAGCCGAACGGCGTCGCAACACCGGTAGTGGGATTCAGGAAGTACGACGGTTGCTGGACCGAGCCGCCAAACATCTGGTTGCTGAAGTCCTGATTCTCTGTCGTGTCGCGATCGGCCAGCGTGTAACCGTTCGACTTGTAGTAGCTCGCGGTCGCCGTGATGTTATAGCCGTCGGAGGTCAGATTGCCGAAGCCGCCAAGAATGCCGAACTTGGTCGTGCCTCCGCCGCCTTGTGTCGCGCCACCATAGCTTCCGTCGAGCTGCAGGCCCTGGAAATCATGTTTGGTGATGATGTTGACCACGCCGCCGATCGCGTCGGAACCGTACTGCGACACGGCGCCCGTCTTCACCACTTCGATGCGGTCGATTGCATCTATGGGAAGCGTGTTCAGGTCGAAGAACTGATCGGTGCCGTTGACAGCGAATGCAAACGGCGCAACACGTTGACCGTCGACGAGCACCAGCGTGTATTTTTCGCTCAGGCCGCGCAGTGCGATACCGGCGCCGCCGGCAGCAAAGCTGTCAGACGTGGACTCTCCCCAACTGTTGGCCGAGTTCGCGGAAATGGAGCGTACGTAGTCGGAGACACTCTTTTCCCCCGAGTTCTGAATGTCTTTCGTGGTGATCACCTGAACCTGCTGGAAGCCCACTTTGTCCGCCTGGCGGATCAGCGAGCCCGTGACCTGAAACGTCTGTAATTGCTTGACGTTCTTGCTGGTCGCCGTTGCTGCCGTGCCCGATGCCGCTGCGGGAGCGGCAGCCGCCGCCGTACCTGAAGCCGCCGCGGTGGCTGCCGGCTGGCTTTGCGCAAACGCTGGAGCGGCGATTGCGGTCGTCAGTGCGAGCTCAGCCCAGACGATTC
It encodes:
- a CDS encoding MarR family winged helix-turn-helix transcriptional regulator; amino-acid sequence: MNVENESRSGAVSAQEDTAKPNVAMMTRNIGHLLRLARLRLANLMDKQLLKQLGITNVQATLLFLISTGESASLKTLAQSSGTEMARTSRLLTLLEERGLVVRIRSGSDRRVTELQLTDAGSSLASRLPMILRDVADLALSTFDETNRELLVDMLSDLIGNCEMIEHQSAGRPSENDRMNPQEYWKDSLDLVELPCSREYCR
- a CDS encoding TonB-dependent receptor; the protein is MKQRAMALAIRRIVWAELALTTAIAAPAFAQSQPAATAAASGTAAAAAPAAASGTAATATSKNVKQLQTFQVTGSLIRQADKVGFQQVQVITTKDIQNSGEKSVSDYVRSISANSANSWGESTSDSFAAGGAGIALRGLSEKYTLVLVDGQRVAPFAFAVNGTDQFFDLNTLPIDAIDRIEVVKTGAVSQYGSDAIGGVVNIITKHDFQGLQLDGSYGGATQGGGGTTKFGILGGFGNLTSDGYNITATASYYKSNGYTLADRDTTENQDFSNQMFGGSVQQPSYFLNPTTGVATPFGCAGGKIAPASSSIIASQTGAINSGNVCLRNTAEDTSIEPMTERFSAKVHGDFKINDTTTAYADLWESNNTTTTNDGPVVLGNSLQFNPVTKTVTPFTAVVPANNPFNTTGVAQELFGTLPGTFGSTTDANYWRAATGVKGSFTTGQEDWDWNAGYTHSMSTVSNTLGNYVNPIALTSALNNGTLNFVNPSATPGAVNSILTTANNLGISKLDALDATLATPNLFHLPTGDVGLGLGAQFLHESELIEEGANYLNGTTLGPNLQTVDGERNVAAVYYQVDVPLINKMLTFSQSGRYDHYSDFGGAFSPRFALRFQPIQQFTTYASYNRGFRAPEFLENTNSSNIGIQPIGPNGQDENVITKGNPNLQPERTKNYNIGFELSPTRTTDIGFDWYKIHVDKAIGTQLDPSGTVLNADGSIAFETNEYENLGSFDTDGFEMTFAQSLPTSIGTFKLSGDWGYVWHFKMSGIGGLASTVDGAGNDLTLAQPFGGSFPRWKGNTDLSWNFHQWNADLAWQYTGPYSNALGLNFSTASYSVFNLNVAYTGFKHWTVYGGMNNIFNRAPPFDPEWLSQIDQTGYDQSLYTYMGRFLQIGATYKF